GCCTTATGTACTGTCCCTGAATGATCGAAACATTATTTTGATTATCAACCAAATAGAAATAAGGCTAAACACATCAgtataacgttttttttatcGGGCCATCAATGACACGCTCCTCTATCCATTTATATAGATATTTTCCCTGTTCTAAATACCTCTGGGGGGAAAAAGGCAACAACTACAACCCTAAAATAAACTCTTTGTTCATAGAAGCACAATTCTctaactcttctctctttctcaGCTCCTGAACCGAGTCTTCAACATCATGAGGGAGAAGAACCCCGACATGGTGGCCGGAGAGAAGAGGAAGTTTGTGATGAAGCCTCCTCAGGTGGTCCGAGTGGGAACTAAGAAAACCTCCTTCGtcaatttcacagatatctgcaAACTGTGAGTCTCACACCTCGTACATCTCTCAAACCGTTTACACCAGCACTGCATTTTTAAACTCACCTCATGTATGCTTCATCACAGGTTGCATCGTCAGCCTAAACATCTCCTTGCTTTCCTGTTAGCTGAGCTGGGAACAAGGTGAGTTTAAGTGTTTATAATAACACATTCATGAGTAAACAGTCATTTGATTATGTTTTCTATTCTAGGTgctattttcacaaataaaatcaAATGTTTCTGCGTGAATTGTTAttaatgtttgtgtttttttcaaATTTGTCTGTTCACAGTGGTTCCATAGACGGAAATAACCAGCTTGTAATTAAAGGCAGATTCCAACAGAAACAGATAGAAAACGTTTTGAGAAGATATATCAGTAAGTATACATTTTACTTCGTAAAAAGCTATTCATATACCAATATCTAACTTAAATTAGTGCTTTATTTGAAGTCCACGTTCAATGTCTGTATTCAACTTGGGTCAAATAATTTAATACAagcaatatttatttaaaaaaaagcatcCGTCACCTACTAATGTCAACCTCACTGATTGCAAATGGCAAGTATAATCTacccaaacattttttttaacaaattgtAACCGTATAGATTAGATTTAGAATAGGTTTTCACCACCATGAAATAAGTCTTTATGAACATCCCATACAAACATGTGATAAAAGCTATGGATTTTTGATCAAATTCAGCTTGTTTTGAAAAAGAAATCAGATTTTTCTTTAGCTCTCCACCATGAATCAAACAGTGTTTTAGGAGGGCAATGCTGAGTTTTTTTTTATACTCAATATCTAACAATTATTTTGAGTTCTCCATCCCGTACCTCTGTACAGAAAACAGTGCTAATGTCTGTCTTTCCCCCCGCAGAGGAATACGTGACGTGTCACACCTGCCGCTCCCCAGAGACCATCCTGCAGAAGGACACTCGCCTCTATTTCCTGCAGTGTGAAACGTGCCACTCCCGCTGCTCCGTCGCCAGCATCAAGACCGGTTTCCAGGCTGTGACGGGCAAGAGGGCGCAGCTCCGCGCCAAAGCCAACTAAAGACCACCGAAGCTGGGCTCCCGCTCCTCTCTCGGTCCCCCCCAATTCCCCTCTGAAGGGCTGAGGCTGGGGTCGGGGGCCCTCATGATTTCTCTAAAAGGACTCTCTGAATCGAACTGCGGGAGGGTTTGGCTGTTGTTGAGTTGTGTCGTGGCCTGAGAGGCGGGGAGTGAGAGTATCTAAGGCTGGCGGATGGGGTTCAGGCACCACGAGCAGATGATGTGTAGCACACATTCTGTTGGATGCATTTGATTTGTTGTCTGGCTGACGAACCCTCCAGCTCCTAGGTTGTTATTTCTTTCTCCATTTGCTGTGATTCCTACAAGAAAACCTTGATTTTTTTAATATGGCATCCTCAGTCTTTCCTCTCCCAATTTACATACAACAGACATGACATTTTTCCAGCTAATTTAATCTACCATGAAAGGGCATAGTTGCTCTGCTCAGTGTGGTTGTGTCGCTCATGTGGTCAGGTCTTTATTCTTGAATTTCACTCTGCTTAAACTCAAGGTTTTGTTCTTGTTTCTAAATCACAAACCTGCCTGTCCAGAATGTTCTGCTCCTGTTTATCAATGCTAATCAAAATGCTTGGGCATACGTACAGGAGGATTTGTCATTGTTACTTATCTGTGCCAGGCTCCTAACAATGATGCTGTTTTATAGCAGGAGATGACCACAAAGTCAAACAATGATAAAGGGGAGAGCATGTTTTCACTGAAGACTTTAATAGAGAGGTAGTTTGGGGGACAGATCTAGAAATAATTCAGCGTGTTTGTGTGCTTTTTGGGCATTGATGAGCAATTGTGTACTTCATGATTTGTTGCTTCTGATGTTAAGATCAACTCATTTTATCAAACATTGGAGATTTGATGTGaaaattaatacattttgtCAAGAAGAAAGCTTCCCCACTTTGAGTGGAAACTTAACATCAGTCTTCTCTTACAGATCTTAATTTTCAAGTGTTATTCAAGAAATGTAAGCCCAAGCTAGCCAGGATATGGAGAGTTATCAACCAATGATGCTAGATACCACATTATATTGATACTGTTCTTGTTTGAGAAGAATGGATAAGAAGGTCTGGCTGGAACCATTTTAAAACCTGgtttttacaaaaataaaatgttctactctctctctccatcacgGCTCTCTTTCTATGTGCTTACACATGTTCACACATGATTTGTAATGAATTTGTTGAATATTAAATTTAAATTTAACGAGACTACAGCCAGTTTGCTCTTTTAAGTCCGTGCTTGACATTATTGCCATTTTGCTGCTACTTCTGAATCCAAAAGTCGATGCTTGTAAATAATGCTTTATTTAGCTGAGACTTGTTTTACACTGTCACATCTACCAAGTGTAATTtatttacaaaataatattttatttctGCCGTTCCTTCTTTACACTCACTTTAAAATGATATTGTATATGACACTAAACTGGATCAGATTATACATGCAAAGCAATACAATTTGTATTTAACCCAAGACCAGTGCTGATTAAAGAAGAAAGACTAGTTATTTGTCTTTCTGAACTGTTTTTTTGGATACAGTACTGCTTTAGgttatatatacatttattctgTTGGGTGCCTATGTGAATAATAGGAACTTTTTATTTGAAGTAGTTTTTCCATTGAAGTACACATTTCTGAGAGATTATTTAGGGTACTAAGAAATCAACAGGATGTTATTGAGAAAACAATTCAACATACATAGCCTACTACCTAGATTAAATTATACAATAAAGCAAACATATTAACGAGAAACTCCAGGTCATTCATTAATGATCCCTTTTCAGTTTGagttttaaaatatattatgcCAGTGTTACATTAGTGTATGGCTCTTAATAACAAAGAGCACACAATGCAAGTTGTAACATAACATCATTCTTATTTAAGGACTAGTTATGACCTAAGAAAACAGATGTATACACTTCTTATCCTCCACTATGATTGCAAATACCAGCTGTAGTTGAGGACAAACTTAACATCCAACAAATATCAgttttggggaaattgggctTTTAATTTGAAATGAAATACCGGAAATCTGCCACCGTTAGCTCTAAATTGATGGGCTGGTGTGTCTTGTTGGAAGAGAAGCTAACGCTGTACAACAGCTGCAGCTCGAGGAGCGGAGAAGCTTGGTAACGACGCTGGTAACGACTAACGAGCCCTCGTGAAGAACAGTCGAGAACAGCGTCAGGAGAGACACCATGCCTCGTGTTTATATCGGGAGACTGAGCTATAATGTACGCGAAAAGGACATCCAGAGATTTTTCAGCGGATATGGAAAGCTCATGGAAATTGATTTAAAAAACGGGTGagtttttttaaacaaagtGTGTTAGCTAACATTTCCAAGCTAGCATTCGAGCTAACCGTTAATGTTAACGAGGCCAGTGCGGGGCAGTGCTGCTAAAGAAACGAAACAATTAATAATATCTGACGCACTGACATGTTCGCCTTAACGGCATCGTTGTTAAGTTAAAGttattatttttcttataaTATTACGAGGAGGCGTTGTTGTTATTTCATGTTATTAACTTGCTCGTGTGACAGGTGGCGCATGGCCAACATGGCGTGTTTCTGTTTGCTACAGTTCGGAGCTAGCTAGCGCAGCTAACACTAACCAGAGAGCTGGGTGGctttttacattgtttttgaCTTGATTTTTATCATTCAAACTCTGTCTTTGCATTGTAGCTATGGGTTCGTGGAGTTTGAGGATAACCGGGACGCTGACGATGCCGTGTATGAGCTGAACGGGAAGGAGCTGTGCGGCGAGCGGGTGATCATCGAAAACGCCCGGGGACCACGGCGAGACCGGGACCGGGACGGAGACCGAGACCGAGACCGAGACGGCCACGGTGGGGGTTACAGGGGTGGTGGGCCCAGTAAGTGCAGTCTATTACAAGATACCCTCTCTTTCCCTTGGGACGAGGTGTCGATCTGGACTGCACAGACAGCTGTCGTGTGAATGCATAACTTTGCTAATGTATACTAGCAACATAAGCTCAGCCTCACACATGTTTGACTATTTCAGGAGACTCTTGATTTCCAGGTACACTGTCACGATCAGTGATCCATGATTCATGGCTAAACGTTATTATGGCTCAGATTTCATGCAAACTTGAAAAGTAGTTgcaacattatatatatatatatatatatatatagtgatacttattctattcatttttatAACTTATGAGGCAGTTTGCCCACATGGAAAAGTTCCTGACCTGAACTGAATTCTTATtgattgtttgtgtgtgttcggCCTCATCCTGCTGAACAATGCTCATTTTCTACCATCAAGGGTTGGTGACCTAACGGTTTTTGCTCCTCCCCAGTGATCATTGGCCACCTTTTGATGGTCTGGGTTTCATTATTGGGTGGAACAACAATACGCAAGTCAGTGCCCTTCGAACATAGGCTTTAAAGTTGGTATTAGCTATAAGAGCTTAAACGCAAGGCTTTCCTGCCATGTGCTTTTTTTTATCATAATAATTTGGTTGAGctattttttctttttgaagGTGTGGTTTTCCAAATTAGTTTGCACCACTAAAGAAAGCTAATCACAAACCTAGCTAGTGTATTTTTAACTCAATGATAAGGACTAGAATCATATTTTCCTGTGAAATGTGTATTTTTAACTATTTTAATATTCAACATTAACAAAAGTCCTTGATGTTTCAATTTGAAAGAGTCCAGTTGCGGGCTGAGGCTGAGAGTCCATTGAGGCTAAAGATGACTGGCTAAGATGACTGCCTGTCCCGTTTGGCCTTGGCTTTCAccttacaatgtgtgtgtgacctTTGCCCCCCCTTGATCCTTGGCTGACCTAACCGGAAGCCATGATGACATCAGCCTTTTGCCAATAGACCAGGGTGATGGTGAGGATTGCCATTGGTTTTTATGTTGACAGCAAACATAAGTGGAGCGGCTCAAGTAAAGAACTTCCAATCAAAAGAGATATTGTAAGTTAGAAAACCGGGAAACTAAATTTCAGACCAACATCCGGTCAAATACCTAAAGATTGGTGTACGTGTTTCTCTACACCGCTCTTTTTCAATTTGATCGAACAGTGTCCTTGACCACAGCCTATGTGGATACCTCCATTCTGTTTGTGTTACAGGGGTTGGAGGCCTTGAAAGAATATCGAGCCTGTTCATTTGTTAAAGCAGCTATAGCGTCACAGTGTGATATACCGGAGTAAGACAGGCTTTGTATTGCCGGAAACAGATGCAGTGGTGTTCTTTGCAGCAGTGAAAAACATCAAAATGCTGAACAATACAAAGAGCCCGTGATGTGACCCGTAGATCACTTATCTGAAGCTTTGTGTTTGAAAATGGGATCAGAGGGACTCTCCTTATTAAGATCAAATGTATACCCCCTTGGACTTTTATATAGCAAGTCACTGCCATGCGTTCATTAGATAACCCAGGCTAATAATTCTGTGTGTCTTGCTCATTTTTCTTGGATCTCTTACTTTTTTCATGTGCTGTTGTTTTTAAAGGTAGCGGTTACAGCAGCCGGAGCCACACTGGAAGGGATAAGTATGGACCCCCTGTCCGTACTGAATACCGTCTCATTGTGGAGAATTTGTCCAGCCGCTGCAGTTGGCAAGACCTCAAGGTACATGTTTTAAAATCATTGTTTTTCCTCTGTTCTGTAAATTGTCAAGTTGTTGGACCAAGAACTTTTCAGGATGATCAATTCTTACTTTGTTTTCCGTGTCATACAGGACTTCATGCGTCAGGCAGGAGAGGTGACGTATGCAGATGCCCATAAGGAACGCACGAATGAGGGTGTAATCGAGTTCCGGTCCCACTCGGACATGAAAAGGGCCATTGACAAGCTGGACGGTACAGACATTAATGGGCGCAAGATTCACCTGGTGGCGGACCGGCAGCGCAAGCGCAGGTCTGACCCTGGCAGCCGCTCCAGGTGGGAACACTAAATAAACTCTGTGAtgctaaatatttgtatattcaaACAAAACTCTAACATTTTGCAGAAGAAATTGGCTGTACTTCTTTATTTGATTTTGCAATCTCACCCTCAGGTCTCGTAGTCGCCGTCGTTCCCACAGCAGGAGCTCCAAGAGTCGCTCGAGGTAAGAATGGGTCTTAAAAAATTACGTCAAAGCATTCTCAATAGTATGATAGTAGTTGTATTTACATAAATTAGTTGGGTGTACAATGCTTTAAGATATGTTTTGGGTGCCGGaataattgaaaataaattgttTTTTTAAGGTCTGGTTCCCGTAGCAACAAGAGACGTGGCCACTCCCGCTCCAGGTCTGGAAGGAAGTCTCGCTCCAAGTCGGGAGAAAGCAAATCCCGATCTCGCAACCGCAGGTCCCGTTCTCGCAAATCCAAATCACGTTCTAACTCCCGCAAATCCCGGTCCGGTTCTGCTGAGCGAAAATCCAAATCTCGCTCAAAGAGTCGTTCAAAGGTAAAGTCGGAGCGAGGTTCTCGCAGCCCGTCCAAGGAGATGTCTGTGGACAAGAAGTCCCGCTGTCGTTCCGCCTCCCCACTGGAGAACGGGAAGGATGAGCATGTTGCCAAATCTGCCTCCCGCTCCCCAAccccacacgaggacgaccgcaGATCCAAGTCCAAGGAGAAGAGCTCTCCGTCCCTCTCAAGGTCTCGCTCCCGTTCTAGATTGGCTTCTCAGGATTAGTGGAAAAAGAAGAGGGAGATGATTCTCTTATTGTCAAGCCTCATCCCTATGTTGTACATAATGAGCAGTGTCGTCATAATGGCTTATGCTTCCTGGCTTGTCTACTTTTCTCCTTCAAGTTTGCACTTGTCCTTAACATGTTTTATTAGAGCATGCACCACAGTGGTGGCGTTATCCTTTTGCAATCATGAATGGTGTGCCTCACAAATGGTTCTCCCCCCTTTTCTTTAACAAAAGCTGAAGTGCTAGTCTTCATATATTTATATCAGAAACCTAATATAGTGCAAGTCCCAAACATTTAATCTTGGTtggtaaaatatatttttgtttcaaAGAGAACTTTTTAGAGTTTGGCAAAAATGTCTTATGAATTGTATTTAAAACATTGATCATGCATCTTGGTTTGCAACAGAGCTTTTTTGTTTGGTAGACCAGTTAATTTAATAGCATTGTTGGCATCTGGCACATCCAGCAGGCATTGTTTGTTGCAATAGTTTCGTTTCATATTAATTTGAACTGCATGGTTGTGGGAGAAAAAGTAGCGTTTGACTACAGCATTGATGCAGTTACTTTTTTCTGAGCTACATTCTCAATTGCTTTCTCAAGGAATCGCTTATCTTTGTGTTGTCTTGCAGCACTCTAAAATGCACAACTGGGATGCAACTTGAACTGCAAATTTACAAGGAATCATGAGGGGTTTGTATTTCATGTTTAAACAACTTGCATTGTAGGTGGCCTATTACGATCCCTTTCTAACCTTTTTTTCATAGACTGTTTAATCTGCATCAAAACCGGATTTCTTCCTCTCTGTTGCTACCAATGTTTGAGTTTTTTGTAACCCTGAGCAGGTACACTGTAAGAACCTTTTTCAGTTTGCCTAAAGTTCCAGGCATCAAATGCACTGTTCGATTTAATACGCTTTGCTCATTTGCAGCCCTGAAAAAAGTCAATTTCGAGAATGTAGGGGGTGAAGGTTTTTTAAGCCACCGACAATTGTGCAAAACTTGAACTGGAGTTCTTGTTGAGGTACATCCTTCAAGTCTCGGGAGGATTTGTTTGTGGGTTTATACTAACAACATCATATTTACTAAATGCATCCCCTTCTTCATCTTGTGGAATAAGATTCACGTTTTTTTTTCACAGACTTTATGGGAAAATGCCCTTTTTATtgtatgatcaaataaagttcTTAATGAGAGAAACTTGCCGTGTTTTGTCTCTTTGTCAGTATTACAGAAACCTTGACTGCAGTATCGACATGACCTATATCCTGCTAATTATATAATTAATACTCTTTCATTAAAGGGTGGACTTTTCTAGGGAAATAAACAATCAATGTAGTGCAGATGTTAAATGGGAAGTAAaaattaaattaattaaaaGAGACAGCTCTCCAGACTAATCGATAGTCCACTACATTATTTGCACATATCGAAGTCTTTTGGCGTTACATTATATCCAGCGAGCGGTGACTGTACTGGGGGGCCCACGCATGCGCAGTCGCAACCCCGGAGCCGCAGGAGATCATAGCTGGTAAGCCAAATTTCAGTTCCGAAATGATCTGCAAACACCAATTTATATCGCATTTACTGTGTTCCTCAAATAGTGCCCTGTACCAGCGTATTTACACCACATACGTTTGAAAGGGACAAgtgtaaatatgtttttttgttgagGTAAAGCGTTTTGGCGTCAACCACAAAGCTTCccatcttaaaatatatatacgTGATAGTGCCGCGCGTTTAATTAACCTATCGTGTTAAATACTTTTAAATGATAAAAGCAGTCTAACCGATATTAAATGCGATGTGTAGTATGCTTGTCGTTGTTGTGAGGGGAAATGTTGCTCATTCATTGGAGATGCAGCCGGAATGGGAGACAAGGTTCATTTTTCACTAAATGGGATTTTCACAGGATTTTAGACACTGCTGCTTTTATACATTTTTTGTACTCATGGTTTTTCTTTTGCCTCCGCCATTTTAACTGAAATGTGCATGTTTTGAGTGTGTGGACTTATAAGCTTTTGTGTAAACATTTGTGAGTCACCATTAatgctttttttaaattggtGGTGGTATAATCGATGGCTGTTAAAGTCACACCGGGTCAGGCTATTCCTGGAGGAAGGCTTTGCTCAGCCATTATCTGTAAAAGCCACCCTTAaaagtttcttatttattttaagtTATAAATAATTCtaataaaaagtattttttgtttACCTTTTGTAAATTTGATTCCATCTGTCTCAGGGCCATTTTAGGAACAAATATTTAAAGGAAGAAATTGGAGAGAAAAACGTTTATAGAAATAGCCTTGTATTTTACTATGTTGAGAAATATATCAAAGTGGACTataatttaacatttaaaatgtacaaTCTTACTAAAGCAATTAGTATCAAAAGTAAAGGTAGCCAAAGCCAAAAAAAGGTCCAAtataactttatttatatattatatcattagatatttgtgtgttttgtccAAACAGTGCAAAAattcaattatttaaaataaaacattccaAAAACTTTCTTCTGCACTTTGAGAAGTTGAAACTAAATATTTTTGTATGAAAAATGAACACAACAAAAACTGTTTCTTATTATGGTCAAACTTGTTGTTGCTGTGCTCAAATCTTAATATGTAAAGCAAATCAATCTCTCAGATAACTTAAGTGgaatttaaaacaaacaatattTGTCCATTGAAAGGAAGTAGATGAGAAGTGCAAAGTCACATTAAAATAAACGGCTTTAAtaaaaagtacctcaaaattgtacttaagtacagtattgGAGTACATGTTAAATTCTCTGGAAGGCGGAAGGACAGAGGTTCTattataacttttttttatataagcAAAAATTACCACTTTACATGAGACAACCTTAGACATACAACACA
This Pseudochaenichthys georgianus chromosome 7, fPseGeo1.2, whole genome shotgun sequence DNA region includes the following protein-coding sequences:
- the LOC117449271 gene encoding serine/arginine-rich splicing factor 6-like isoform X2: MPRVYIGRLSYNVREKDIQRFFSGYGKLMEIDLKNGYGFVEFEDNRDADDAVYELNGKELCGERVIIENARGPRRDRDRDGDRDRDRDGHGSGYSSRSHTGRDKYGPPVRTEYRLIVENLSSRCSWQDLKDFMRQAGEVTYADAHKERTNEGVIEFRSHSDMKRAIDKLDGTDINGRKIHLVADRQRKRRSDPGSRSRSRSRRRSHSRSSKSRSRSGSRSNKRRGHSRSRSGRKSRSKSGESKSRSRNRRSRSRKSKSRSNSRKSRSGSAERKSKSRSKSRSKVKSERGSRSPSKEMSVDKKSRCRSASPLENGKDEHVAKSASRSPTPHEDDRRSKSKEKSSPSLSRSRSRSRLASQD
- the LOC117449271 gene encoding serine/arginine-rich splicing factor 6-like isoform X1 — its product is MPRVYIGRLSYNVREKDIQRFFSGYGKLMEIDLKNGYGFVEFEDNRDADDAVYELNGKELCGERVIIENARGPRRDRDRDGDRDRDRDGHGGGYRGGGPSSGYSSRSHTGRDKYGPPVRTEYRLIVENLSSRCSWQDLKDFMRQAGEVTYADAHKERTNEGVIEFRSHSDMKRAIDKLDGTDINGRKIHLVADRQRKRRSDPGSRSRSRSRRRSHSRSSKSRSRSGSRSNKRRGHSRSRSGRKSRSKSGESKSRSRNRRSRSRKSKSRSNSRKSRSGSAERKSKSRSKSRSKVKSERGSRSPSKEMSVDKKSRCRSASPLENGKDEHVAKSASRSPTPHEDDRRSKSKEKSSPSLSRSRSRSRLASQD